One window of the Rhodococcus sovatensis genome contains the following:
- a CDS encoding response regulator transcription factor: protein MRVIVAEDSTLLREGLVRLLVDEGHDVIASVSDADALLDAVERDRPDVVVTDVRMPPDHSDEGLRAALTIRGRWPEVAVLVLSQYVENRYAAELISGSVGRVGYLLKDRVAQVDEFLDALNRVADGGTAFDPEVVRQLLSRTTRSNPLERLTPRERDVLELMAQGLTNARISADLYISVSSTEKHANAIFDKLGLANSSGVSRRVTAVVAYLRT from the coding sequence GTGCGGGTGATCGTCGCGGAGGACTCGACATTGCTGCGTGAGGGTTTGGTTCGCCTGCTCGTGGACGAAGGTCACGACGTGATCGCGTCCGTTTCGGACGCCGACGCGCTTCTCGACGCCGTGGAACGGGATCGTCCGGACGTCGTCGTCACCGACGTCCGAATGCCTCCTGATCACAGCGACGAGGGACTGCGGGCGGCACTGACCATTCGCGGTCGATGGCCCGAGGTGGCGGTACTCGTACTCTCCCAGTACGTCGAAAACCGTTATGCAGCAGAGTTGATCAGCGGATCTGTAGGGAGGGTCGGGTACCTGCTGAAGGACCGCGTCGCGCAGGTCGACGAGTTCTTGGACGCCCTGAACAGGGTGGCCGACGGCGGGACGGCCTTCGATCCAGAGGTGGTGCGACAGCTGTTGTCCCGCACGACCCGATCGAATCCCCTCGAACGACTCACTCCGCGCGAGCGCGATGTACTCGAGCTGATGGCGCAAGGTCTCACCAACGCGCGAATTTCGGCTGATCTGTACATTTCTGTGAGCTCCACGGAGAAGCATGCAAACGCGATTTTCGACAAACTCGGACTGGCGAACTCCTCGGGTGTGAGCCGTCGTGTGACGGCCGTGGTGGCATACCTGCGCACGTGA
- a CDS encoding ABC transporter ATP-binding protein yields MHNAIYQITNEQPAVRMRAARRRYELGDETVDALNDLDVDFHRRTFTAVMGPSGSGKSTLLQCAAGLDRLNGGETFIGDVEIGSLSEKARTLLRRSKVGFVFQSYNLIDSLTAIQNLELPLRLAGRKPERSRITAGLTRVGLGDRMHHRPSQLSGGQQQRVAVARALVSGPEVVFADEPTGALDSAGSRSVLELLRSVVDREGQTVVMVTHDPTAASFADRVLFLRDGRVVDDLQHHRGVPGDNRTAAQIAARMAEVRA; encoded by the coding sequence ATGCACAACGCCATCTATCAGATCACCAATGAGCAACCTGCGGTTCGCATGCGCGCCGCGCGCCGCCGGTACGAACTGGGCGACGAGACCGTCGACGCATTGAACGACCTCGACGTCGACTTCCACCGCAGGACCTTCACTGCGGTGATGGGCCCGTCGGGATCGGGCAAATCGACGCTGTTGCAGTGCGCTGCAGGACTTGACCGATTGAACGGTGGGGAGACCTTCATCGGCGACGTCGAGATCGGCTCCCTCAGCGAAAAGGCACGGACCCTCCTGCGCCGATCCAAGGTGGGTTTCGTTTTTCAGTCCTACAACCTCATCGACTCGCTGACGGCAATCCAGAATCTCGAGCTGCCTCTGCGGCTTGCTGGCCGCAAGCCTGAGCGTTCCCGTATCACCGCAGGACTGACGAGGGTCGGTCTAGGGGATCGGATGCATCATCGGCCGTCTCAACTTTCCGGCGGCCAGCAACAACGGGTCGCCGTCGCTCGAGCCCTGGTGTCCGGGCCCGAAGTGGTGTTCGCGGACGAGCCCACGGGTGCATTGGACTCTGCCGGCTCGCGGTCGGTCCTGGAGTTGCTGCGCAGTGTCGTGGATCGCGAGGGCCAGACCGTGGTGATGGTGACCCACGATCCGACCGCGGCGTCGTTCGCCGATCGAGTGCTGTTTCTCCGTGACGGGAGAGTGGTCGACGATCTACAGCACCACCGGGGCGTACCGGGCGACAACCGGACCGCCGCCCAGATCGCTGCTCGGATGGCTGAGGTCAGAGCATGA
- a CDS encoding sensor histidine kinase, producing MLVNRVVYPPDLADRSAISPLLRRWLGALAGVLLGTVTAVSELLFSVLALLALGLARILGRRGRLLQSAVAETALALSELEIRRIARFHGRLHTDVLTPRRCRLYLGLRWSIGLLGIGVVLLLTLCLLVAGSMVSAWGLNGGWGLIENSDRVDSGLVAVAALPGILLIFVAVVGVAGVGSLDHWFVIHVLGRQSDRLLHQRVAELTSSRDHVVDAINDERRRIERDLHDGVQQQLVALGMLIGRARRADKPDKMHDLLAQAHIASQGAISELREVANRVYPIALDQSGLHAAIETMAQRASVPIRITYELTERLRPAVETVIYFVVSEAVTNATKHAFPQLVEVTVTHQRFDRVLATITDDGPGGADPSGTGLSGLARRVAALDGTLTVHSPVGGPTVVTASVPCG from the coding sequence GTGCTGGTGAACCGTGTTGTGTACCCACCCGACCTCGCGGATCGAAGTGCCATCAGCCCGCTTCTCCGGCGATGGCTGGGCGCGCTTGCCGGGGTTCTGCTCGGGACCGTCACGGCAGTTTCGGAGCTCCTGTTCTCCGTGTTGGCGTTGCTCGCCCTCGGGTTGGCACGTATTCTCGGCCGGCGGGGCAGACTGCTGCAATCCGCAGTCGCCGAGACTGCACTGGCGTTGTCCGAGTTAGAGATTCGGCGTATCGCCCGTTTCCACGGCAGGCTCCACACTGACGTGCTGACCCCTCGCCGGTGCCGTTTGTACCTCGGCCTGCGGTGGTCGATCGGGCTACTCGGAATTGGCGTGGTCCTTCTGCTGACGCTCTGTCTCCTCGTGGCCGGCTCGATGGTCTCGGCGTGGGGCTTGAATGGTGGATGGGGCCTGATCGAGAACTCCGATCGGGTCGACAGTGGACTCGTAGCGGTCGCGGCGCTGCCCGGGATCCTCTTGATCTTCGTTGCGGTTGTCGGCGTGGCAGGGGTTGGATCGCTGGACCACTGGTTCGTCATCCACGTACTCGGCCGGCAGTCAGATCGGTTGCTGCACCAGCGGGTAGCCGAGCTGACGAGCAGCCGCGACCACGTGGTCGATGCCATCAACGACGAACGCCGCCGCATCGAGCGCGACCTGCACGACGGGGTACAGCAGCAGTTGGTTGCCCTAGGGATGCTCATCGGCCGGGCCCGCCGCGCCGACAAGCCCGACAAGATGCACGATCTCCTTGCCCAAGCCCACATCGCATCCCAGGGGGCGATCAGCGAACTACGCGAGGTAGCCAACCGGGTGTACCCGATCGCACTCGATCAGTCCGGTCTGCACGCGGCGATCGAGACGATGGCCCAGCGGGCAAGCGTTCCCATCCGCATCACATACGAATTGACGGAGAGGTTGCGACCAGCTGTGGAGACGGTCATCTACTTCGTCGTCTCGGAAGCGGTGACCAACGCAACCAAGCACGCCTTCCCGCAACTAGTGGAGGTCACCGTCACCCATCAGAGGTTCGACCGCGTGCTGGCAACCATCACCGACGACGGGCCCGGCGGGGCCGATCCGTCCGGTACCGGCTTGTCCGGCCTGGCCCGCCGCGTCGCAGCATTGGATGGCACGCTGACCGTGCACAGCCCGGTCGGTGGACCGACCGTCGTGACAGCGAGCGTCCCGTGCGGGTGA